The Pseudomonas triclosanedens genome has a window encoding:
- the aotP gene encoding arginine/ornithine transport ATP-binding protein AotP, which produces MYKLEIQDLHKRYGNHEVLKGVSLAAKAGDVISIIGSSGSGKSTFLRCINLLEQPHAGKILLNGEELKLIPNKDGALKAADARQLQRMRSRLSMVFQHFNLWSHMSALENVIEAPVHVLGVPKKEALEKAEHYLAKVGVAHRKDAYPAHMSGGEQQRVAIARALAVEPEVMLFDEPTSALDPELVGEVLRVMQDLAQEGRTMVVVTHEMGFAREVSNQLVFLHKGLVEEAGCPKVVLANPQSERLKQFLSGSLK; this is translated from the coding sequence ATGTACAAACTGGAAATCCAGGACCTGCACAAGCGCTATGGCAATCACGAGGTGCTCAAGGGCGTCTCGCTGGCGGCGAAAGCGGGCGACGTGATCAGCATCATCGGCTCCTCCGGCTCGGGCAAGAGTACCTTCCTGCGCTGCATCAACCTGCTGGAGCAGCCGCACGCCGGCAAGATCCTGCTCAACGGCGAAGAGCTCAAGCTCATACCGAACAAGGACGGCGCGCTCAAGGCTGCCGATGCCAGGCAGTTGCAGCGCATGCGCTCGCGACTGTCGATGGTGTTTCAGCACTTCAATCTGTGGTCGCACATGAGTGCGCTGGAGAACGTCATCGAGGCGCCGGTCCACGTACTGGGCGTTCCGAAGAAAGAGGCGCTGGAAAAGGCCGAGCACTACCTGGCGAAAGTCGGCGTGGCGCACCGCAAGGATGCCTATCCGGCCCATATGAGCGGCGGCGAGCAGCAGCGCGTGGCCATTGCCCGGGCGCTGGCGGTCGAGCCGGAAGTGATGTTGTTCGACGAACCGACTTCCGCACTGGACCCCGAGCTGGTCGGCGAAGTCCTGCGCGTGATGCAGGATCTGGCCCAGGAGGGTCGCACGATGGTGGTGGTGACCCACGAGATGGGCTTTGCCCGTGAGGTGTCGAACCAGTTGGTGTTCCTGCACAAGGGGCTGGTGGAGGAGGCGGGCTGCCCGAAGGTAGTCCTGGCCAATCCGCAATCGGAACGCCTCAAGCAGTTCCTTTCCGGCAGCTTGAAGTAA
- the argR gene encoding transcriptional regulator ArgR: MTAQRIGFLLWPHTRALTLALAEEALRVARRLHPEALYDPVFMSAEPIAEADGWRLPGQAWNGVLEQCQRIFLVADEVPQAVSAPLAGALKQLSRNGVSIGALSAGIYPLAQLGLLDGYRAAVHWRWHDDFTERYPRVIATNHLFEWDRDRLSACGGMAVLDLLLAVLSRDHGAELAGAVSEELVVERIREGSERQRIPLKNRLGSSHPKLTQAVLLMEANIEEPLTTDEIAQHVCVSRRQLERIFKQYLTRVPSQYYLELRLNRARQMLMQTSKSIIQIGLSCGFSSGPHFSSAYRNFFGVTPREDRNQRRGLGIAEAPQVVAERG; the protein is encoded by the coding sequence ATGACTGCACAACGCATCGGATTTCTCCTCTGGCCGCATACGCGGGCGCTGACACTGGCGCTGGCCGAGGAGGCCCTGAGGGTCGCCCGCCGGCTGCACCCGGAGGCGCTCTACGATCCGGTGTTCATGAGCGCCGAGCCGATCGCCGAGGCGGACGGCTGGCGTCTGCCGGGGCAGGCCTGGAATGGTGTGCTGGAGCAGTGCCAGCGGATATTCCTGGTCGCCGACGAGGTGCCGCAGGCGGTGTCCGCGCCGTTGGCTGGGGCGCTGAAGCAGTTGTCGCGCAATGGCGTGAGTATCGGTGCGCTGTCCGCCGGCATCTACCCGCTGGCACAGCTCGGCCTGCTCGATGGCTACCGCGCCGCCGTGCACTGGCGCTGGCACGACGATTTCACCGAGCGTTACCCCAGGGTCATCGCCACCAATCATCTGTTCGAGTGGGATCGCGACCGTCTGAGCGCCTGTGGCGGCATGGCGGTGCTCGACCTGCTGCTGGCCGTGCTCTCCCGCGATCATGGCGCGGAGCTGGCTGGCGCGGTGTCCGAGGAACTGGTGGTGGAGCGCATCCGCGAAGGGTCCGAGCGCCAGCGTATCCCGCTGAAGAATCGCCTCGGCTCCAGTCACCCGAAGCTCACCCAGGCGGTGTTGCTGATGGAGGCGAATATCGAAGAGCCGCTGACCACCGACGAGATCGCTCAGCACGTTTGTGTCTCGCGCCGCCAGTTGGAGCGCATCTTCAAGCAGTATCTGACCCGTGTGCCCAGCCAGTACTATCTGGAGCTGCGCCTGAATCGCGCGCGGCAGATGCTGATGCAGACCAGCAAGTCGATCATCCAGATCGGCCTGTCCTGCGGCTTCTCCAGCGGCCCGCACTTCTCCAGCGCCTATCGCAATTTCTTCGGCGTGACTCCGCGCGAAGACCGCAACCAGCGCCGCGGCCTGGGCATCGCCGAAGCGCCCCAGGTGGTCGCCGAGCGCGGCTGA
- a CDS encoding aspartate aminotransferase family protein has protein sequence MSAPQAQVQRSDFDQVMVPNYSPAVFIPVRGEGSRVWDQNGRELIDFAGGIAVNSLGHGHPALMQALTEQAGKIWHVSNVFTNEPALRLAKKLIDATFAERVFFANSGAEANEAALKLARRYAHDVHGPEKYEIISMINSFHGRTLFTVNVGGQAKYSDGFGPKVQGITHIPFNDLEALAAAISDKTCAVIIEPVQGESGVLPADKAYLEGVRKLCDENNALLIFDEVQSGFGRIGYLYAHQYYGVTPDILSSAKGLGGGFPIGAMLTTAKIAEHLVVGTHGTTYGGNPLACAVAGAAFDVINTPEVLQGVKDKHQRFKGRLQKLAAEYGIFTEVRGMGMLIGAVLADAWKGKAKDVLNAAEKEAVMVLQAGPDVVRFAPSLVIPDADIDEGLDRLERAIAKLTRG, from the coding sequence ATGTCCGCTCCGCAAGCTCAGGTCCAACGCTCCGACTTCGATCAAGTCATGGTTCCCAACTATTCGCCGGCTGTCTTCATTCCGGTGCGTGGCGAGGGTTCCCGAGTCTGGGATCAGAATGGCCGAGAGCTGATCGACTTCGCTGGCGGTATCGCGGTCAACTCCCTGGGGCACGGTCATCCGGCGCTGATGCAGGCGCTGACCGAACAGGCCGGCAAGATCTGGCACGTCTCCAACGTGTTCACCAACGAGCCCGCCCTGCGCCTGGCCAAGAAGCTGATCGACGCCACCTTCGCCGAGCGAGTGTTCTTCGCCAATTCCGGCGCCGAGGCCAACGAGGCCGCGCTGAAGCTGGCGCGTCGCTATGCCCATGACGTCCACGGCCCCGAGAAGTACGAGATCATTTCTATGATCAACAGCTTCCACGGTCGTACCCTGTTCACCGTCAATGTCGGTGGCCAGGCCAAGTACTCCGACGGTTTCGGTCCGAAGGTGCAGGGCATCACCCACATTCCGTTCAACGATCTGGAGGCGCTGGCAGCCGCCATTTCCGACAAGACCTGCGCCGTGATCATTGAGCCGGTACAGGGCGAGAGTGGCGTGCTGCCGGCCGACAAGGCCTACCTCGAAGGTGTGCGCAAGCTCTGCGACGAGAACAATGCGCTGCTGATCTTCGATGAAGTGCAGAGCGGCTTCGGCCGGATCGGCTATCTCTATGCCCATCAGTACTACGGCGTGACCCCTGACATCCTCTCCAGCGCCAAGGGCCTGGGCGGCGGCTTCCCTATCGGCGCCATGCTCACTACCGCGAAGATCGCCGAGCATCTGGTGGTTGGCACCCACGGTACCACCTATGGCGGCAACCCGCTGGCATGCGCTGTCGCCGGCGCCGCCTTCGACGTGATCAATACCCCGGAAGTGCTGCAGGGCGTGAAGGACAAGCACCAGCGCTTCAAGGGCCGCCTGCAGAAGCTTGCCGCCGAGTACGGCATTTTCACCGAGGTTCGTGGCATGGGCATGCTGATCGGTGCGGTACTGGCCGATGCCTGGAAGGGCAAGGCCAAGGACGTGCTGAATGCTGCCGAGAAAGAGGCGGTGATGGTGCTCCAGGCCGGCCCGGACGTGGTGCGTTTCGCGCCCAGCCTGGTAATCCCGGATGCCGATATCGATGAAGGCCTGGATCGCCTTGAGCGCGCCATCGCCAAGCTGACCCGCGGCTGA
- the aruF gene encoding arginine/ornithine succinyltransferase subunit alpha, with amino-acid sequence MLVMRPAQVADLQQVQRLAADSPVGVTSLPDDAERLKDKILASEASFAAEVSFNGEESYFFVLEDTANGRLVGCSAIVASAGFSEPFYSFRNETFVHASRELKIHNKIHVLSLCHDLTGNSLLTSFYVERDLVNTPVAELNSRGRLLFMASHPERFADAVVVEIVGYSDDQGQSPFWNAIGRNFFDLDYSAAEKLSGLKSRTFLAELMPHYPIYVPLLPDEAQESMGQVHPRAQITFDILMRDGFESDNYIDIFDGGPTLHARTSSIRSIAQSRQVPVRIGEGAKGNRGYLITNGQLQDFRAIVVELDWAPGKPVTLNQEAADVLGVGEGASVRLVAI; translated from the coding sequence ATGCTGGTGATGCGCCCCGCCCAAGTGGCCGACCTGCAACAGGTGCAGCGTCTAGCCGCGGACAGCCCGGTCGGCGTCACGTCGCTGCCGGACGACGCGGAACGGTTGAAAGACAAGATTCTCGCCTCGGAGGCGTCGTTCGCCGCCGAGGTGAGTTTCAATGGCGAGGAAAGCTATTTCTTCGTGCTCGAAGACACAGCCAACGGCCGCCTGGTCGGCTGCTCGGCGATCGTGGCCTCCGCCGGGTTCTCCGAGCCGTTCTACAGCTTCCGCAACGAGACCTTCGTTCATGCCTCCCGTGAGCTGAAGATCCACAACAAGATTCACGTCCTCTCGCTGTGCCATGACCTTACCGGCAACAGCCTGCTGACCAGTTTCTACGTCGAGCGCGACCTGGTGAACACTCCGGTCGCCGAGCTGAACTCCCGTGGCCGTCTGCTGTTCATGGCCAGCCATCCGGAGCGTTTCGCCGACGCGGTGGTGGTGGAGATCGTCGGCTACAGCGATGACCAGGGCCAGTCGCCGTTCTGGAACGCCATCGGGCGCAATTTCTTTGACCTCGACTACAGCGCCGCGGAGAAGCTCTCGGGCCTCAAGAGCCGTACCTTCCTCGCCGAGCTGATGCCACATTACCCGATCTACGTGCCGCTGCTGCCGGATGAGGCGCAGGAGTCGATGGGCCAGGTCCATCCGCGCGCGCAGATCACCTTCGACATCCTGATGCGCGACGGTTTCGAGTCCGACAACTACATCGACATCTTCGACGGCGGGCCGACCCTGCACGCGCGGACCTCCAGCATCCGCTCTATCGCCCAGAGCCGGCAGGTTCCTGTGCGCATCGGAGAGGGCGCCAAGGGGAATCGTGGCTATCTGATCACTAACGGGCAGTTGCAGGATTTTCGCGCCATTGTCGTCGAACTTGACTGGGCTCCCGGCAAGCCGGTGACCCTGAACCAGGAAGCCGCCGACGTCCTGGGCGTTGGCGAAGGCGCCAGCGTGCGTCTGGTCGCGATCTGA
- the astA gene encoding arginine N-succinyltransferase, translating into MIVRPVTSADLPALFNLARSTGTGLTTLPANEQRLQHRVDWAEKAFRGEAERADADYLFVLEDDNGEVVGISAVAGAVGLREPWYNYRVGLTVSASQELGIHREIPTLFLANDLTGQSELCSLFLRADHRTGLNGRLLSKARFLFIAEFRELFGDKVIAEMRGMSDADGRSPFWESLGRHFFKMEFSQADYLTGVGNKSFIAELMPKFPLYTCFLSEEARSVIGRVHPDTEPALAMLKAEGFSYQGYVDIFDAGPAIEAPTDKIRPIADSQNLVLAIGTPGDDAEPFLIHNRKREDCRITAAPARVAAGSLVVDAQTAKRLRLSAGASVRAVPLSGKRS; encoded by the coding sequence ATGATTGTCCGTCCCGTAACCAGCGCCGACCTTCCGGCCCTGTTCAATCTCGCGCGCAGCACCGGCACCGGCCTGACTACTCTGCCGGCCAACGAGCAGCGCTTGCAGCATCGCGTCGACTGGGCCGAGAAGGCTTTCCGTGGCGAGGCCGAGCGCGCTGACGCCGACTACCTGTTCGTCCTGGAGGACGACAACGGTGAAGTCGTGGGCATTTCCGCCGTGGCCGGTGCGGTCGGCCTCCGCGAGCCCTGGTACAACTACCGCGTCGGCCTCACCGTCAGCGCGTCCCAGGAGCTGGGTATTCACCGTGAGATTCCCACGCTGTTCCTGGCCAACGACCTCACCGGACAGTCCGAGCTGTGTTCGCTGTTCCTGCGCGCCGATCACCGCACCGGGCTGAACGGTCGCCTGCTGTCGAAGGCTCGCTTCCTGTTCATCGCCGAATTCCGCGAGCTGTTCGGCGACAAGGTGATCGCCGAAATGCGCGGCATGTCCGATGCCGACGGCCGCTCGCCGTTCTGGGAAAGCCTGGGCAGGCACTTCTTCAAGATGGAGTTCAGCCAGGCCGATTATCTGACCGGCGTGGGCAACAAGTCCTTCATCGCTGAGCTGATGCCCAAGTTCCCGCTCTACACCTGCTTCCTGTCGGAGGAGGCGCGCTCGGTCATTGGGCGCGTGCACCCCGATACCGAGCCGGCGCTGGCCATGCTCAAGGCCGAAGGTTTCAGCTACCAGGGCTATGTCGACATCTTCGACGCCGGCCCTGCCATCGAGGCGCCGACCGACAAGATCCGCCCGATTGCCGACAGCCAGAACCTGGTGTTGGCCATCGGTACGCCGGGCGATGATGCCGAGCCTTTCCTTATCCACAACCGCAAGCGCGAGGACTGCCGTATCACCGCGGCCCCGGCGCGGGTGGCCGCCGGCTCGCTGGTGGTCGACGCGCAGACCGCCAAGCGCTTGCGCCTGTCCGCCGGGGCTTCAGTCCGCGCGGTGCCTCTCTCCGGAAAACGCAGCTGA
- the astD gene encoding succinylglutamate-semialdehyde dehydrogenase, with the protein MMNTHYIAGQWLAGDGEPLESLCPVSQAVVWSGRAASAAQVACAVGAARNAFPAWARRPLAERIAVLERFAAALKGRSEELARAIGEETGKPLWEAATEVTSMVNKVAISIQAFRERTGEKSGPLADATAVLRHKPHGVVAVFGPYNFPGHLPNGHIVPALLAGNAVVFKPSELTPKVAELTLQAWIEAGIPAGVINLVQGARDTGVALAGNDDIDGLFFTGSSRTGNLLHSQFGGRPQKILALEMGGNNPLIVDEVKDVDAAVYTIIQSAFISAGQRCTCARRLLVPQGAWGDALIERLVAVASTIKVGRFDEQPAPFMGAVISLAAAQQLIKAQEQLLARGAKPLLAMTQPLDTAALLTPGILDVSAVAERPDEEFFGPLLQVIRYVDFDAAVREANATQYGLAAGLLSDSRERYEDFLIESRAGIVNWNKQLTGAASSAPFGGIGASGNHRPSAYYAADYCAYPVASLESDSLSLPATLTPGVSL; encoded by the coding sequence ATGATGAATACCCACTATATTGCCGGCCAGTGGCTGGCGGGCGACGGCGAGCCGCTGGAGTCGCTTTGCCCGGTCAGCCAGGCCGTGGTCTGGAGTGGCCGTGCCGCTTCGGCCGCGCAGGTTGCCTGCGCCGTCGGAGCTGCGCGCAACGCCTTCCCGGCCTGGGCCCGTCGCCCGCTGGCAGAGCGCATCGCTGTGCTGGAACGCTTCGCTGCTGCCCTCAAGGGCCGCTCCGAAGAGCTGGCCCGCGCAATCGGCGAGGAAACCGGCAAGCCGCTGTGGGAAGCCGCCACCGAAGTGACCAGCATGGTCAACAAGGTCGCCATCTCGATCCAGGCGTTCCGCGAACGTACCGGCGAGAAGAGCGGTCCTCTGGCCGATGCCACCGCCGTGCTGCGTCACAAGCCCCACGGGGTGGTCGCCGTATTCGGCCCGTACAATTTCCCCGGCCATCTGCCCAACGGTCACATCGTGCCGGCCCTGCTGGCGGGTAATGCCGTGGTATTCAAGCCCAGCGAGCTGACCCCGAAGGTCGCCGAGCTGACCTTGCAGGCCTGGATCGAGGCGGGCATTCCCGCCGGCGTGATCAACCTGGTGCAGGGCGCCCGGGACACCGGCGTGGCGCTGGCCGGCAACGACGACATCGACGGCCTCTTCTTCACCGGCTCCAGCCGCACCGGCAACCTGCTGCACAGCCAGTTCGGCGGCCGCCCGCAGAAGATCCTCGCGCTGGAGATGGGCGGCAACAACCCGCTGATCGTGGATGAAGTGAAGGATGTCGACGCCGCCGTCTACACCATCATCCAGTCCGCCTTCATTTCCGCTGGCCAGCGCTGTACCTGCGCGCGCCGCCTGCTGGTGCCGCAGGGCGCCTGGGGCGATGCGCTGATCGAACGCCTGGTGGCTGTGGCTTCGACCATCAAGGTCGGGCGCTTCGACGAGCAGCCCGCGCCCTTCATGGGGGCGGTGATCTCGCTCGCCGCCGCGCAGCAACTGATCAAGGCGCAGGAGCAACTGCTGGCCAGGGGCGCCAAGCCCCTGCTGGCGATGACCCAGCCGCTGGACACCGCCGCCTTGCTGACTCCGGGCATCCTCGACGTATCCGCCGTCGCCGAGCGCCCGGACGAAGAGTTCTTCGGCCCGCTGCTGCAGGTCATCCGCTACGTCGATTTCGACGCCGCCGTGCGCGAAGCCAACGCCACCCAGTACGGCCTGGCTGCCGGCCTGCTGTCGGATTCCCGCGAGCGCTATGAAGACTTCCTCATTGAAAGCCGCGCCGGCATCGTCAACTGGAACAAACAATTGACCGGCGCCGCCAGCAGCGCGCCGTTCGGTGGCATCGGCGCCTCCGGCAACCATCGCCCGAGCGCCTATTACGCCGCTGATTACTGCGCGTACCCGGTCGCTTCGCTGGAAAGCGACAGCCTGAGCCTGCCTGCAACCCTGACCCCGGGAGTGAGCCTGTGA
- the astB gene encoding N-succinylarginine dihydrolase — protein sequence MTAYEMNFDGLVGPTHNYGGLSYGNVASQSNSQVASNPREAARQGLAKMKALMEMGFKQGVFAPQERPAVASLRALGFSGSDAEVIAKAAREALPLLAAVSSASCMWTANAATVSPGADTADGRVHFTAANLNCKFHRSIEHPQTSRILAAMFNDEKYFAHHAALPAVSQFGDEGAANHTRFCKSYGEAGVEFFVFGRSAFDSRFPAPQRYPARQTLEACQAVARLHGLSDDGVVYAQQNPAVIDQGVFHNDVIAVGNGEVLFHHEDAFLDTERVLAELHDKLGRRGGRFRAVCVPRDQVTVEDAVKSYLFNSQLLTRADGNMLLIVPEECRKNERVWRYLSRLTAEDGPIREVKVFDLKQSMQNGGGPACLRLRVALSDKELAAVNPGVIMTPTLHDTLVTWVDKHYRDRLSEADLADPQLLIECRTALDELSQILKLGSVYPFQQN from the coding sequence ATGACCGCCTATGAAATGAACTTCGACGGTCTGGTCGGACCGACGCACAACTACGGCGGCCTGTCATACGGCAACGTGGCCTCGCAGAGCAACAGTCAGGTCGCGTCCAACCCGCGCGAAGCGGCCAGGCAGGGCCTGGCGAAGATGAAGGCGCTGATGGAAATGGGCTTCAAGCAGGGTGTGTTCGCCCCGCAGGAGCGCCCGGCGGTTGCCTCGCTGCGTGCCCTGGGCTTCTCCGGCAGCGATGCCGAGGTGATCGCCAAGGCTGCCAGGGAAGCCCTGCCGCTGCTCGCCGCGGTCAGTTCGGCATCCTGCATGTGGACCGCCAACGCCGCCACTGTCAGTCCTGGCGCGGACACCGCCGATGGGCGCGTGCACTTCACCGCAGCCAACCTGAACTGCAAGTTCCATCGTTCCATCGAGCATCCGCAGACCAGCCGCATCCTCGCGGCGATGTTCAACGACGAGAAATACTTCGCCCATCACGCCGCGCTGCCTGCGGTCTCGCAGTTCGGCGACGAGGGGGCGGCCAACCATACGCGCTTCTGCAAGTCCTACGGCGAAGCCGGCGTGGAGTTCTTCGTCTTCGGCCGCAGCGCATTCGACAGCCGCTTCCCGGCTCCGCAGCGCTACCCGGCGCGGCAGACCCTGGAAGCCTGTCAGGCTGTCGCCCGCCTGCACGGCCTGAGCGACGACGGTGTGGTCTACGCCCAGCAGAACCCGGCGGTGATCGACCAGGGCGTGTTCCACAATGACGTGATCGCGGTGGGGAATGGCGAAGTGCTGTTCCACCATGAGGATGCCTTCCTCGACACCGAGCGCGTGCTGGCCGAACTGCACGACAAGCTGGGCCGCCGTGGCGGTCGCTTCCGGGCCGTATGCGTGCCGCGTGACCAGGTTACGGTCGAGGATGCGGTGAAGTCCTATCTGTTCAACAGCCAGTTGCTGACCCGCGCCGATGGCAACATGCTTCTGATCGTCCCCGAAGAGTGCCGCAAGAACGAGCGCGTCTGGAGATACCTGTCGCGCCTGACCGCCGAGGATGGCCCGATCCGCGAGGTGAAGGTGTTCGACCTCAAGCAGAGCATGCAGAACGGCGGAGGCCCCGCCTGCCTGCGCCTGCGCGTGGCGCTGAGCGACAAGGAGCTGGCGGCGGTCAATCCGGGCGTCATCATGACCCCGACCCTGCACGACACCCTGGTCACATGGGTCGACAAGCACTACCGCGATCGCCTGTCCGAAGCCGACCTGGCCGACCCGCAATTGCTCATCGAATGCCGGACGGCGTTGGATGAATTGAGCCAGATCCTTAAACTGGGCTCGGTTTATCCGTTCCAGCAGAACTGA
- a CDS encoding GTPase: MTESLPLILEDTKGERRETHTARLAIRLEGRELWLEADGKGGLVIYADSHEDDVEIPLLVVRPQAVNQLGLSLELEAAEVHEHGPDCGCDHHH; encoded by the coding sequence ATGACCGAAAGCCTCCCGTTGATTCTCGAAGACACCAAGGGCGAGCGCCGCGAGACCCACACCGCGCGCCTGGCCATCCGCCTGGAGGGACGTGAGCTGTGGCTGGAAGCCGACGGCAAGGGCGGCCTGGTGATCTACGCCGACTCGCACGAGGATGACGTCGAGATACCGTTGCTGGTGGTGCGCCCGCAGGCGGTGAACCAGTTGGGCCTGAGCCTGGAGCTGGAGGCTGCCGAAGTCCATGAACATGGTCCAGACTGTGGGTGTGATCATCACCACTGA
- the astE gene encoding succinylglutamate desuccinylase — translation MLALGKLLELTLAGREPTEKIQLTADGTRLHWLAEGALEITPTVARDNGRDLLLSAGIHGNETAPIELLDRLLQRIARGELKPASRVLFLLGNPEAMRRGERYLEQDINRLFCGRHEDGSGNEALRAAELERLAAAFFSRAERPRLHYDLHTAIRGSKIEQFALYPWSEGREHSRDELARLRSAGIDAVLLQSKPGITFSAYTYSCLGAEAFTLELGKARPFGQNQAVNLDRLEIMLQALIRGDEPTDDGAPLDGLKLFAVSREVIKHSDHFRLHLDDAVDNFTELDQGYLLAEDIGGTRWIVEERGARIIFPNPRVKNGLRAGILVVPTEL, via the coding sequence ATGCTAGCTCTGGGCAAATTGCTCGAACTGACCCTCGCCGGCCGTGAGCCGACGGAAAAAATCCAGTTGACGGCGGATGGCACGCGCTTGCACTGGCTTGCCGAAGGCGCCCTGGAGATCACGCCGACCGTCGCTCGCGACAACGGTCGCGATCTGCTGTTGTCGGCGGGTATCCACGGTAACGAGACTGCGCCCATCGAGTTGCTCGATCGTCTCCTGCAGCGCATTGCCCGTGGCGAGCTGAAGCCTGCCTCGCGGGTGTTGTTCCTGCTCGGTAACCCCGAAGCCATGCGCCGTGGCGAGCGGTATCTGGAGCAGGACATCAACCGCTTGTTCTGCGGGCGTCACGAGGACGGCAGCGGTAACGAGGCCCTGCGCGCCGCCGAACTGGAGCGCCTTGCCGCGGCGTTCTTCTCTCGTGCGGAGCGGCCTCGCCTGCACTATGACCTGCATACGGCCATCCGAGGTTCGAAGATCGAGCAATTCGCGCTCTATCCGTGGAGCGAGGGACGCGAGCATTCCCGCGATGAGTTGGCCCGCCTGCGTAGCGCCGGGATCGATGCAGTGCTGTTGCAGAGCAAACCGGGCATTACCTTCAGTGCCTACACCTATAGTTGCCTGGGCGCCGAGGCGTTCACCCTGGAACTGGGCAAGGCGCGGCCGTTCGGGCAGAACCAGGCGGTCAACCTCGACCGTCTGGAGATCATGCTGCAGGCGCTGATTCGCGGCGACGAGCCGACCGACGATGGCGCGCCGCTCGATGGTCTCAAGCTCTTCGCGGTATCCCGTGAAGTAATCAAGCACAGCGACCATTTCCGCCTGCATCTGGATGATGCTGTGGATAATTTCACCGAGCTCGACCAGGGCTACCTGCTTGCCGAAGATATCGGCGGTACACGCTGGATCGTCGAAGAGCGCGGTGCGCGAATCATCTTTCCAAACCCTAGGGTCAAGAACGGTCTGCGGGCTGGCATTCTGGTGGTTCCAACCGAGCTCTGA
- the ltaE gene encoding low-specificity L-threonine aldolase, producing the protein MSFIDLRSDTVTLPTAGMREAMARAELGDDVYGEDPSVNRLEATLAERLGFAAALFVPTGTMSNLLGLMAHCGRGDEYIVGQQAHTYKYEGGGAAVLGSIQPQPIDGDADGSLDLDKVEAAIKQDDFHFARTRLLALENTMQGKVLPLTYLAAARELTLRRGLALHLDGARLYNAAVKLGVDAGEITRHFDSVSVCLSKGLGAPVGSVLCGDAEVIGRARRLRKMVGGGMRQAGGLAAAALYALDHQVERLAEDHANAEALGRGLTELGYSIEPVQTNMVYVDAGGQASALAAHLLERGIRVSPAARLRLVTHLDVKSADIPGIVEAFAAFRRS; encoded by the coding sequence ATGTCTTTCATCGACCTTCGCAGTGACACCGTGACCTTGCCCACCGCCGGTATGCGCGAAGCGATGGCGCGGGCCGAGCTGGGCGACGACGTGTATGGCGAAGACCCGAGCGTCAACCGCCTGGAAGCAACCCTGGCCGAGCGCCTGGGCTTCGCTGCCGCTCTCTTCGTGCCGACCGGCACCATGAGCAACCTGCTCGGCCTGATGGCTCATTGCGGCCGGGGTGACGAGTACATCGTCGGTCAGCAGGCGCACACTTATAAATATGAAGGTGGCGGCGCCGCGGTGCTGGGTTCCATCCAGCCGCAGCCCATTGACGGCGATGCCGACGGTTCGCTGGACCTGGACAAAGTCGAGGCGGCGATCAAGCAGGACGACTTCCACTTCGCTCGTACCCGCCTGCTGGCGCTGGAGAACACCATGCAGGGTAAGGTGCTTCCGCTGACCTACCTGGCCGCCGCGCGCGAGCTGACCCTGCGTCGCGGGCTGGCGCTGCATCTGGATGGCGCTCGCCTGTACAACGCGGCGGTGAAGCTGGGCGTCGATGCTGGCGAGATTACCCGCCACTTCGATTCCGTGTCTGTTTGCCTGTCCAAGGGCCTTGGCGCACCGGTGGGGTCGGTGCTGTGTGGCGACGCCGAGGTGATCGGCCGCGCGCGCCGGCTGCGCAAGATGGTCGGAGGCGGCATGCGCCAGGCCGGCGGCCTGGCAGCGGCTGCGCTCTATGCACTGGATCATCAGGTTGAGCGACTGGCAGAGGATCACGCCAACGCCGAGGCACTGGGGCGTGGCCTCACCGAACTGGGTTATTCCATCGAGCCGGTGCAGACCAACATGGTCTACGTCGATGCCGGGGGGCAGGCGTCGGCCCTGGCGGCCCATCTCCTCGAGCGTGGCATCCGCGTCAGCCCGGCGGCGCGCTTGCGCCTGGTTACCCATCTCGATGTGAAAAGTGCGGACATTCCCGGTATTGTCGAAGCTTTTGCCGCCTTTCGTCGATCCTGA